In Pogoniulus pusillus isolate bPogPus1 chromosome 41, bPogPus1.pri, whole genome shotgun sequence, a genomic segment contains:
- the TNFAIP8L1 gene encoding tumor necrosis factor alpha-induced protein 8-like protein 1, with product MDTFSTKSLALQAQKKLLSKMATKTIANVFIDDTSSEILDELYRVTKEFTHNRKEAQKIIKNLIKIVMKLGVLYRNEQFSPEELLVLERFRKKVHTLAMMAVSFHQIDFTFDRRVMSGVLTECRDLLHQAVNGHLTAKSHSRINHVFNHFADYEFLSALYGPAEPYRTHLKRICEGVNKMLEEDNI from the coding sequence ATGGACACCTTCAGCACCAAGAGCTTGGCCTTGCAGGCCCAGAAGAAGCTCTTGAGCAAGATGGCTACCAAGACCATAGCCAACGTCTTCATCGACGACACCAGCAGCGAGATCTTGGACGAGCTCTACCGAGTCACCAAGGAGTTCACCCACAACCGCAAGGAGGCCCAGAAGATCATCAAGAACCTCATCAAGATCGTCATGAAGCTGGGCGTGCTCTACCGCAACGAGCAGTTCAGCCCcgaggagctgctggtgctggagcgCTTCCGCAAGAAGGTGCACACCTTGGCCATGATGGCAGTCAGCTTCCACCAGATAGACTTCACCTTCGACCGCAGGGTCATGTCGGGGGTGCTGACGGAGTGCAGGGACCTCCTGCACCAGGCTGTCAACGGGCACCTGACGGCCAAGTCGCACTCGCGCATCAACCACGTCTTCAACCACTTCGCCGACTACGAGTTCCTCTCGGCGCTCTACGGCCCCGCCGAGCCCTACCGCACCCACCTCAAGAGGATCTGCGAAGGCGTCAACAAGATGCTGGAGGAGGACAACATCTGA
- the MYDGF gene encoding myeloid-derived growth factor: protein MAAPSGRSGGWLRAALAGAALLCLAAGAAEEEPGTAGFDVRPGGEVHSFSRSLGDYSCTFTYSAQGGTNEQWQMNVAVSDDNLLFSCSIWRPQGKSYLFFTQFKAEVKGAKIEHAMAYSQAAVGAQSDIPLKQEEFEVTETTVSHREGKFRFELSKLLIVAKTPRDEL from the exons ATGGCGGCGCCCAGCGGGAGGAGCGGCGGGTGGCTGCGGGCCGCGCTGGCGGGCGCCGCTCTGCTGTGCCTGGCGGCCGGGGCGGCGGAGGAGGAACCGGGCACGGCCGGCTTCGACGTGCGGCCCGGCGGGGAGGTGCACTCCTTCTCCCGGAGCCTG ggggATTACAGCTGCACCTTCACCTACTCGGCTCAGGGAGGAACCAACGAG cagtggcagatgAACGTTGCAGTCAGTGACGAcaacctgctcttctcctgctccatctGGAG GCCCCAAGGGAAGTCTTATCTCTTCTTTACCCAGTTTAAAGCTGAAGTGAAAGGAGCCAAGATCGAGCATGCCATGGCTTAT tctcaagctgcagtGGGTGCCCAAAGCGACATCCCCTTAAAACAGGAAGAGTTTGAAGTCACTGAAACCACAG tgtctcacaggGAAGGCAAATTCCGTTTTGAACTCTCCAAACTCCTGATTGTAGCAAAAACTCCTCGCGATGAGCTCTGA
- the LOC135192309 gene encoding procathepsin L-like isoform X2, whose product MAVPLWLLLALLGCATAPDPALEETWEGWKSLHAKEYPAEAEATRREVWEQNLRRIQRHNRQEAEGQHSFRLAMNHHGDLTDEEFNQLLNGFSPARWDEPALTFKASAALKTPAEVDWRAKGYVTPVKNQTGKLVVLSEQNLIDCSWKLGNKGCQGGYMTRAFQYVHDNGGLNSELLYPYLGTDTSSCKYSPQDKAANCSAIWQVAQGSEAALEQAVATVGPVSVAVDASSFHFHFYKSGIFSSRFCSQEVNHGMLAVGYGRSQQPGHNASFWILKNSWSERWGEQGYIRLLKGADNLCGVANQASFPVL is encoded by the exons ATGGCTGTgccactgtggctgctgctggccctgctgggctgtgccacagctccagaTCCTGCCCTGGAGGAGACGTGGGAAGGGTGGAAGAGTCTCCATGCCAAGGAGTACCCAGCG gaggctgaggccACTCGCAGGGAGGTGTGGGAGCAGAACCTGCGGCGCATCCAGCGGCACAAccggcaggaggcagaggggcagcacaGCTTCCGCCTGGCCATGAACCACCACGGGGACCTG ACAGATGAGGAGTTCAATCAGCTCCTGAACGGCTTCAGCCCAGCACGGTGGGATGAGCCAGCACTGACCTTCAAAGCATCAGCAGCCCTGAAGACCCCAGCAGAGGTGGACTGGAGGGCAAAGGGCTACGTGACGCCCGTAAAGAACCAG ACAGGCAAgctggtggtgctgagtgaGCAAAACCTCATCGACTGCTCCTGGAAGCTGGGCAACAAGGGCTGCCAGGGTGGCTACATGACTCGAGCCTTCCAGTACGTGCATGACAACGGCGGCCTCAACTCCGAGCTCCTCTACCCTTACCTGGGCACG GACACCTCTAGCTGCAAATACAGCCCCCAGGACAAGGCAGCCAACTGCTCTGCCATCTGGCAGGTggcccagggcagtgaggcagcgctggagcaggcagtggccaCCGTGGGCCCTGTGTCTGTGGCAGTGGATGCCAGCAGCTTCCACTTCCACTTCTACAAGTCAG GCATCTTCAGCAGCAGGTTTTGCAGCCAGGAGGTGAACCACGGGATGCTGGCCGTGGGCTacggcaggagccagcagcctgggcacaaCGCCAGCTTCTGGATCTTAAAGAACAg CTGGTCGGAGCGCTGGGGCGAGCAGGGCTACATTCGCCTGCTCAAGGGTGCCGACAACCTCTGCGGGGTGGCCAACCAGGCCAGCTTCCCCGTGCTGTGA
- the LOC135192309 gene encoding procathepsin L-like isoform X1, translated as MAVPLWLLLALLGCATAPDPALEETWEGWKSLHAKEYPAEAEATRREVWEQNLRRIQRHNRQEAEGQHSFRLAMNHHGDLTDEEFNQLLNGFSPARWDEPALTFKASAALKTPAEVDWRAKGYVTPVKNQGHCGSCWAFSATGALEGLVFNQTGKLVVLSEQNLIDCSWKLGNKGCQGGYMTRAFQYVHDNGGLNSELLYPYLGTDTSSCKYSPQDKAANCSAIWQVAQGSEAALEQAVATVGPVSVAVDASSFHFHFYKSGIFSSRFCSQEVNHGMLAVGYGRSQQPGHNASFWILKNSWSERWGEQGYIRLLKGADNLCGVANQASFPVL; from the exons ATGGCTGTgccactgtggctgctgctggccctgctgggctgtgccacagctccagaTCCTGCCCTGGAGGAGACGTGGGAAGGGTGGAAGAGTCTCCATGCCAAGGAGTACCCAGCG gaggctgaggccACTCGCAGGGAGGTGTGGGAGCAGAACCTGCGGCGCATCCAGCGGCACAAccggcaggaggcagaggggcagcacaGCTTCCGCCTGGCCATGAACCACCACGGGGACCTG ACAGATGAGGAGTTCAATCAGCTCCTGAACGGCTTCAGCCCAGCACGGTGGGATGAGCCAGCACTGACCTTCAAAGCATCAGCAGCCCTGAAGACCCCAGCAGAGGTGGACTGGAGGGCAAAGGGCTACGTGACGCCCGTAAAGAACCAG GGACACTGTGGGTCCTGTTGGGCATTCAGTGCCACGGGGGCCTTGGAGGGGCTTGTCTTCAACCAGACAGGCAAgctggtggtgctgagtgaGCAAAACCTCATCGACTGCTCCTGGAAGCTGGGCAACAAGGGCTGCCAGGGTGGCTACATGACTCGAGCCTTCCAGTACGTGCATGACAACGGCGGCCTCAACTCCGAGCTCCTCTACCCTTACCTGGGCACG GACACCTCTAGCTGCAAATACAGCCCCCAGGACAAGGCAGCCAACTGCTCTGCCATCTGGCAGGTggcccagggcagtgaggcagcgctggagcaggcagtggccaCCGTGGGCCCTGTGTCTGTGGCAGTGGATGCCAGCAGCTTCCACTTCCACTTCTACAAGTCAG GCATCTTCAGCAGCAGGTTTTGCAGCCAGGAGGTGAACCACGGGATGCTGGCCGTGGGCTacggcaggagccagcagcctgggcacaaCGCCAGCTTCTGGATCTTAAAGAACAg CTGGTCGGAGCGCTGGGGCGAGCAGGGCTACATTCGCCTGCTCAAGGGTGCCGACAACCTCTGCGGGGTGGCCAACCAGGCCAGCTTCCCCGTGCTGTGA